One Companilactobacillus heilongjiangensis genomic window, TCCATGAATGAGAACCTCCAGCGCTATTGCGCAAATTTTTTTGCATTTTTAAGCCAATATCAGAAAGTAACCATTCAATCGAAAAATTAAACTTCTAACCAACTATTTAACACAATAGTGGTATTATGCCCCTTTTTCTCTGAAAAAGAAACTGTTTTGTGCTAATTTGTACTATTTATTTTTTTATTAAACGTAAATGGCATTAAAACCATCATGATATATCGTTATTTGACTCTTTTTACATAAACTTACTTTTCGTTACTATGCTTGTAGCCATAACCAAAGTAAATAATTAACCCAATGGCAGTCCAACCGGCATACATTTTCCAAGTGAAGGCTTGTAGTTGTGTCATTAAGTAAACGCAGGCTATGAAGGAAACAATGGGGAAGATTGGATATAGTGGGATTCTAAAGGCTGGTTTCAGATCACGGGTATTTTTACTGTGTCTAAGTGAGATAACGCCAATCGATGTTACGGCGAAAGCTAAAAGTGTTCCGATATTAACTAATTCAGTGATTTTTTCAATTGGCACCATGGCTGCGACTGTTGCGGCAACTAGGCCGACTAAGAAAGTACTGCGAACGGGAACACCTTGTTTGCTGAGATTCTTGAATTGTTTAGGTAACAAGCCATCACGACTGAGCGAGAAAATCAGACGTGTTCCACCGTAGATAACGACTAGCAAAACGGTTGTCATTCCCATAATGGCACCTAATGAAACGATACCTGAGACCCAATTGAGATTTAAAATATTCAAAGCATGTGAAACAGGATCGGCAACGTTTAGTTGTTTGTAATTTACCGCTCCGACTAAAACGAGTGAGACCAAACTGTAAAGAATAGCAACTATTAGTAATGAGGCGATAATTCCAATCGGCATATTACGTTTGGGATTTTTAACTTCTTCACTGGCTGAAGAAACGGTGTCAAATCCGAGAAAGGCATAGAAAGCGACCGCTGCACCACGACCGATTCCGCCCAAACCGAATGGTAGAAATGGATTGTAATTCTTAGGTTTAACATAGAACACCGTTACGGCAACGAATAATAAAATAACAAATATTTTGATATAAACCATGATGGTATTAACTTTCATGGATTCCGTCATGCCTTGCAATAACAACGTTGTGGCGATTAAAACAATCACGAATGCAACGATGTCAAAACGCCCTTCAGGGTTGCCGACAGTTCCAGCAGCTGATTGCAAAACTTTTGGTAAATGAATGCCAAAGCCAGCTAGGAGATTTCGGAAGTAAGCGGACCAACTAACAGCTGTTGATGATGCCGCAAATAGATATTCTGAAATCAGCGACCAGCCAACGATCCAAGCAATAATTTCGCCATAAACTGAGTAAGAATAAGTATAAGCGCTACCTGCTAAAGGAATTGTTGAGGAGAATTCAGAGTAACAAAACGCCGCTCCGATACAGACTAACGCTGCTAAAAGATACGTTAAAATAACACCCGGGCCAGCATAATTTGCGGCAATAATTCCTGGTGTGATAAAAATACCAGAGCCAACAATAACGCCGACACCCATGATAATGAGGTCTTTAGCAGTTAAAGTTCGAGCTAAACTGGTTTGTTCATGTAGTAAATCATTAACAATATCTTTTTTACGAAACAGCGATGGCATAGATGAGCGCTCCCTAAATTAATGTACATTTCATTATGACATGTTAGGTATTAAATTTACAGTTTTATCTAATGTAATTAGCTTAAATTTAATGTAAATAAGTATGCCGTATCCGGTTTCGAGATAGGCAGCCTGCGTGTGGGCCAAATCGAGCCACAGGGTGGTCTCGAATCTCGCTTTTGAGCCGAAATACACGTCTCAAAAGTCGACCTGTGGTGTAAGACTGGAAAATCGTCAGCTTAACGCCACACACACTGCTGTTTCACTATCTCGAAACCGGAGGCCAAAGTTTT contains:
- a CDS encoding amino acid permease — translated: MPSLFRKKDIVNDLLHEQTSLARTLTAKDLIIMGVGVIVGSGIFITPGIIAANYAGPGVILTYLLAALVCIGAAFCYSEFSSTIPLAGSAYTYSYSVYGEIIAWIVGWSLISEYLFAASSTAVSWSAYFRNLLAGFGIHLPKVLQSAAGTVGNPEGRFDIVAFVIVLIATTLLLQGMTESMKVNTIMVYIKIFVILLFVAVTVFYVKPKNYNPFLPFGLGGIGRGAAVAFYAFLGFDTVSSASEEVKNPKRNMPIGIIASLLIVAILYSLVSLVLVGAVNYKQLNVADPVSHALNILNLNWVSGIVSLGAIMGMTTVLLVVIYGGTRLIFSLSRDGLLPKQFKNLSKQGVPVRSTFLVGLVAATVAAMVPIEKITELVNIGTLLAFAVTSIGVISLRHSKNTRDLKPAFRIPLYPIFPIVSFIACVYLMTQLQAFTWKMYAGWTAIGLIIYFGYGYKHSNEK